In Chaetodon auriga isolate fChaAug3 chromosome 7, fChaAug3.hap1, whole genome shotgun sequence, a genomic segment contains:
- the LOC143323642 gene encoding alpha-(1,3)-fucosyltransferase 4-like, which produces MGVGTHWRTSNTAHRADRRSGLYQQKKCCVLVLKGTCSSVCLAVVGFLLFLGLCQLYLPDPFTLQPFVSKQNRTVTLLIWTHPFDRYRKLPDCFELYRIGGCMLTDDVLEYPQAEAVIIHHREVAAGTDLPPEPRPHAQKWIWMNHESPTHTPWLWHFEDLFNLTMSYRTDSDIFLPYGYLVPRDHTVKGLHPHAQPLSVPSLSRLLRPRLLAWVISNWSESHARVAFYHELRQYVQVDVFGRAGVPLPGDSGADIVVRLVRQYQFYLALENSQHTDYITEKLWNALVAGAIPVVLGPSRQNYERFLPPEAFIHVDDFPTARELARYLLMLRRNPVRLRRHLDWRRHYSVHQPLFWAEHYCTACRAVRRTRGRHNVVKDLTRWFHS; this is translated from the coding sequence ATGGGAGTTGGGACTCACTGGAGAACCTCAAACACGGCGCACAGAGCAGACAGGCGCTCAGGTTTGTACCAGCAGAAAAAATGCTGCGTGCTTGTTCTCAAGGGgacctgctcctctgtgtgcttGGCTGTCGTCGGTTTCTTGTTGTTCCTGGGACTCTGCCAGCTCTACCTGCCGGACCCGTTCACGCTGCAGCCGTTTGTCTCTAAGCAGAACAGGACGGTGACGCTGCTAATATGGACTCATCCGTTCGATCGATACCGCAAACTTCCGGACTGCTTTGAGCTCTATCGGATCGGCGGGTGCATGCTCACCGACGACGTGCTCGAGTACCCGCAGGCTGAAGCTGTGATCATTCACCACCGGGAGGTTGCTGCCGGTACTGATCTGCCACCGGAACCGCGGCCACACGCGCAAAAGTGGATATGGATGAACCACGAATCCCCCACGCACACGCCCTGGCTGTGGCATTTTGAGGATCTTTTCAACCTGACAATGAGCTACCGGACGGATTCCGATATATTCCTGCCGTACGGGTATCTGGTCCCCCGTGATCACACAGTCAAGGGTCTGCACCCCCATGCGCAGCCGCTCAGCGTACCCTCGCTCTCACGACTCCTCCGGCCCCGCCTCTTGGCCTGGGTCATCAGCAACTGGTCGGAGTCCCATGCGCGTGTGGCCTTCTACCACGAGCTCCGTCAGTACGTCCAGGTAGATGTGTTCGGGCGCGCGGGTGTGCCGTTGCCGGGGGACAGCGGAGCCGACATCGTGGTGCGGCTGGTCAGACAGTACCAGTTCTACCTGGCGCTGGAGAACTCGCAGCACACCGACTACATCACGGAGAAGCTGTGGAACGCGCTGGTGGCCGGTGCCATCCCGGTGGTCCTGGGTCCGTCCAGGCAGAACTATGAACGGTTCTTGCCCCCAGAGGCCTTCATCCACGTGGACGACTTCCCCACTGCGCGGGAGCTGGCACGGTACCTGCTGATGCTGAGGCGCAACCCGGTCCGGCTGAGGCGGCACCTGGACTGGAGAAGGCACTACAGCGTGCACCAGCCCCTCTTTTGGGCTGAACACTACTGCACGGCCTGCAGGGCGGTGAGGAGGACCAGAGGCAGGCATAATGTGGTCAAAGACCTGACACGCTGGTTTCACTCGTGA